In Halalkalicoccus subterraneus, one genomic interval encodes:
- a CDS encoding YqjF family protein → MELPIPLPLAFEWRHLLFANWPVDADHLETHLPDALSVQTYDGTGWLSVVPFVNVDTRPRGLPRRMGIDLPELNLRTYVTHEGEPGVYFFSLDAHGITAVLGARLTHHLPYYYARQSIRTTNDGVEFSSRRVHPGDRPARFEATYGPEGESFTPESGSRAAFLTDRSRLYTQGSDGAVRHTDVDHDPWRLHPASATVTTNTLFSANGFARPDGEPVCYYSPGLAVTTTGSERL, encoded by the coding sequence ATGGAGCTCCCGATCCCCCTTCCCCTCGCGTTCGAGTGGCGCCACCTCCTGTTCGCCAACTGGCCCGTCGACGCCGACCACCTCGAAACCCACCTGCCCGACGCGCTGTCGGTCCAGACATACGACGGGACTGGCTGGCTCTCGGTCGTTCCCTTCGTCAACGTCGATACCCGCCCGCGCGGGCTCCCCCGGCGCATGGGAATCGACCTCCCCGAACTCAACCTCCGGACGTACGTCACCCACGAGGGTGAACCGGGCGTCTACTTCTTCAGTCTCGACGCCCACGGGATCACGGCCGTCCTCGGCGCCCGTCTCACTCACCACTTGCCGTACTACTACGCCCGCCAGTCGATCCGCACGACGAACGACGGCGTCGAGTTTTCGAGCCGGCGGGTCCACCCTGGCGACCGACCCGCCCGATTCGAGGCGACCTACGGTCCCGAGGGCGAGTCCTTCACACCCGAGTCCGGAAGCCGCGCTGCCTTCCTCACCGACCGTAGCCGCCTCTACACACAGGGCTCGGATGGGGCCGTCCGCCACACCGATGTCGACCACGATCCCTGGCGGCTCCACCCCGCGAGTGCGACTGTCACGACGAACACGCTGTTTTCGGCAAACGGGTTCGCCCGACCAGACGGCGAGCCCGTCTGTTATTACAGCCCTGGGCTGGCGGTCACCACGACCGGGAGCGAGCGCCTC